The following are encoded together in the Populus trichocarpa isolate Nisqually-1 chromosome 5, P.trichocarpa_v4.1, whole genome shotgun sequence genome:
- the LOC18099329 gene encoding lysM domain receptor-like kinase 4, producing MNQLLLSLLFLFYLSPNLHAQQSYSGNAVMDCDNSDATGPSPAFLYTCNGKNRSCQAFLIYKSQPPYNTISSISNLLSADPLELARINNFSSSAVFPTDKEVIVPVLCSCSGKYYQANTSYTIPSNYDTYFTIANYTYEGLATCSSLIHENNYSEFGLDIGMKLQVPLRCACPTSNQTKNGTKYLLSYLVSWGDEVRNVSRRFYASTNSVTYANGFTEDNPTVFPFTTILIPLSNEPSSSQTIIHYPLPPNSSPSNPFHRIERPGKGSQRTITIGISLLVMSFILSMVLLLYKKKIYGARKDGKEKNILSMSEEFRHRVAEVDQGLKIYKFEELRVATKDFSTGNRLSCSVYQGVLGGQVVAIKKMSKDVSNEVIFLRKTNHFNLIRLYAACKHQEGFYLIYEFMENGSLSDWLCRKDCLEVQSWNYRIQIALDVANGLHYLHNFTDPICVHKRICSSNVLLNRHLRAKIANFSCAHSAKQEEYMNSSMRLALGEKGYMAPEYIEYGLVAPEIDVYAFGVVLLELVTGKEAVFIQDEEEMQLSEAIISIMEEGDGEAELGGLIDPCLMEKCSMKLVLRLVKLSLACLEQEPERRPSMGEIVSSLLKIQVDVQKSEPYLWRGGNF from the coding sequence ATGAATCAGCTTCTTCTGAGTCTCCTATTTTTGTTCTATTTATCTCCAAATCTCCATGCCCAACAAAGTTATTCAGGAAACGCGGTCATGGATTGTGATAATAGCGATGCAACGGGTCCATCTCCAGCTTTTCTCTACACCTGCAACGGCAAGAATCGATCCTGCCAAGCCTTTCTCATCTACAAATCTCAGCCTCCTTATAACACAATCTCTAGTATTTCAAACCTCCTGTCTGCAGACCCACTTGAGCTTGCTCGCATCAACAATTTCTCAAGCTCAGCTGTCTTCCCAACAGATAAAGAGGTAATAGTTCCTGTACTTTGCTCCTGCTCAGGGAAATACTATCAGGCCAACACCTCTTACACAATTCCAAGTAATTATGATACATATTTTACAATTGCCAACTACACTTATGAGGGTTTAGCAACTTGTAGCTCTCTTATTCACGAAAACAATTACAGCGAATTTGGCTTGGATATTGGTATGAAACTGCAGGTGCCACTTAGATGTGCTTGTCCTACAAGCAATCAAACCAAAAATGGCACAAAGTATCTATTAAGTTACTTGGTCAGTTGGGGTGATGAAGTTCGTAATGTCAGTAGGAGATTCTATGCGAGCACAAACAGTGTAACCTATGCAAATGGGTTCACTGAAGATAATCCAACTGTTTTTCCTTTTACCACTATTCTTATTCCACTGTCAAATGAACCTTCAAGCTCTCAAACCATAATTCACTATCCACTACCGCCCAATTCTTCTCCTTCCAATCCATTTCATCGGATCGAGAGACCAGGTAAGGGATCTCAAAGAACAATCACAATTGGAATTTCCTTGCTAGTCATGTCCTTCATTTTATCTATGGTCTTGTTgctttacaaaaagaaaatatatggaGCTCGGAAGGATGGaaaggagaaaaatatattatctatgTCAGAAGAATTCCGACATCGCGTTGCTGAGGTAGATCAAGGGTTGAAAATCTACAAATTTGAGGAGCTAAGGGTGGCTACCAAAGATTTCAGCACCGGAAATAGGTTGAGTTGTTCCGTCTATCAAGGGGTACTCGGTGGACAAGTAGTAGCGATAAAAAAGATGAGCAAAGATGTATCTAATGAGGTGATTTTTCTGAGAAAGACTAACCACTTCAATTTAATAAGGCTTTATGCTGCGTGTAAGCATCAGGAGGGTTTCTACCTTATCTATGAGTTTATGGAGAATGGTTCTTTGAGTGATTGGCTCTGCAGAAAGGATTGTCTTGAAGTTCAAAGTTGGAATTATAGGATTCAGATTGCCTTGGATGTTGCTAATGGGCTTCACTATCTTCACAACTTCACTGATCCTATATGTGTGCACAAGCGCATCTGTAGCAGCAATGTTCTACTCAACAGACATTTAAGGGCTAAAATTGCTAACTTCAGCTGTGCACATTCAGCAAAGCAAGAAGAATACATGAATTCTTCAATGAGGTTGGCGTTGGGGGAAAAAGGTTACATGGCTCCTGAGTATATAGAATATGGCTTGGTGGCTCCTGAGATTGATGTATATGCTTTCGGGGTTGTTCTGCTGGAATTAGTAACTGGAAAGGAAGCAGTTTTTATACAGGATGAAGAAGAAATGCAATTATCGGAAgcaataatttcaattatggAGGAAGGTGATGGAGAAGCTGAACTTGGTGGCCTTATAGATCCTTGTCTGATGGAGAAGTGTAGTATGAAACTTGTCCTGCGACTGGTGAAGTTGAGTCTAGCCTGCTTGGAACAAGAACCAGAACGTAGACCAAGTATGGGTGAAATAGTCTCCTCACTTTTGAAGATTCAAGTTGAtgtacagaaatcagaaccatATTTGTGGAGGGGGGGCAATTTCTGA
- the LOC18099330 gene encoding LOW QUALITY PROTEIN: serine/threonine receptor-like kinase NFP (The sequence of the model RefSeq protein was modified relative to this genomic sequence to represent the inferred CDS: substituted 1 base at 1 genomic stop codon): MFMAISLLPFFSTQALLLLILLFSSTYVTSQAPPASNFSCPVDSPTTCSTYFTYLAQPPNFLDLGNISDLFGVSRKEIATASNLESEDTPLFPNQLLLVPKPCGCTGNRSFANITYQIQQGESFYLVSTTSFENLTRWQEVEALNPSLTPTLLHAGDKVIFPLFCKCPSNTHLESGIAYLITYVWQPSDDLTKVAAKLNASERNIVIENNYVNFTAAVYLPVLIPVSQLPVLSQXYPSPERRESRNRWIIIVAASIASALLIFLLIAFLAHKRCSYKRTKAFDRTGSCLETGDLIQTKELTKLESFEAKITPDKLLPGVSGYLSKPIIYEVKEIMEGTMDLNEHYKIRGSVYRAKINGRVLAVKKTKDDVTEELKILQKVSHANLVKLMGMSSGFDREGNRFLVYEYAENGSLEKWLHPTSESSSSSAGFLTWSQRLHVALDVANGLQYMHEHTQPSIVHKDIRTTNILLDSTFRAKIANFSMARPATDSLMPKVDVFDYGVVLLQLLSGKKAMVTKENGEIVLLCKEIKAVLEIEEKREESLRKWMDPCLERFYPIDSALSLATLARLCTLEESSERPSMAEIVFNLTVLTQSPPETFERWTSGMETEDFTRLISPVTAR; the protein is encoded by the coding sequence ATGTTCATGGCAATATCTTTGCTCCCTTTCTTTTCCACACAAGCTCTTCTTCTCTtgatccttttattttcctcCACATATGTCACCTCACAAGCACCACCTGCCTCAAACTTTTCATGTCCTGTTGATTCACCTACCACATGCTCTACATATTTCACTTACCTTGCCCAGCCACCAAATTTCTTGGACCTCGGAAACATTTCTGATCTATTTGGGGTCAGTCGTAAGGAAATAGCAactgcaagcaacctggagtcTGAGGACACCCCATTATTTCCAAATCAACTTTTGCTTGTACCTAAACCTTGTGGTTGCACAGGTAACCGGTCTTTTGCCAACATAACTTACCAAATCCAGCAAGGTGAAAGCTTCTACTTGGTTTCGACTACTTCATTTGAGAACCTCACCCGTTGGCAAGAGGTGGAAGCTTTGAACCCCAGTCTGACTCCAACCCTCTTGCATGCTGGTGACAAGGTTATATTTCCTTTGTTCTGTAAGTGCCCTTCAAATACTCATTTGGAGAGCGGAATTGCTTATCTCATTACTTATGTGTGGCAACCTAGTGATGATCTCACGAAAGTTGCTGCTAAACTTAATGCCTCTGAACGTAACATTGTGATTGAAAACAACTATGTGAACTTTACTGCTGCAGTCTACCTCCCGGTATTGATCCCTGTGTCCCAGTTGCCAGTTCTCTCTCAGTAATACCCCTCTCCTGAAAGAAGAGAATCCAGGAATCGTTGGATCATCATTGTTGCTGCAAGCATTGCAAGCGCTCTTTTGATCTTCCTTTTGATTGCTTTTCTGGCCCATAAACGTTGTTCATATAAGAGAACTAAAGCTTTTGATCGCACTGGATCTTGTTTGGAGACCGGCGATCTCATTCAAACAAAGGAACTTACAAAACTGGAGAGTTTTGAGGCAAAGATCACACCAGATAAGCTGCTTCCAGGGGTTTCAGGATATCTGAGCAAGCCGATCATTTATGAGGTTAAAGAGATCATGGAGGGCACGATGGATCTAAATGAACATTATAAGATACGAGGATCAGTATATAGGGCCAAAATCAATGGCCGGGTCTTGGCAGTGAAGAAAACCAAGGATGATGTCACAGAAGAACTAAAGATTTTGCAGAAAGTCAGTCATGCAAATCTGGTTAAACTAATGGGGATGTCATCTGGATTTGACAGAGAAGGAAATCGCTTCTTGGTCTATGAATATGCAGAAAATGGGTCGCTGGAAAAATGGTTGCATCCCACCTCTGAATCTTCCTCAAGCTCTGCGGGTTTCCTCACTTGGAGTCAAAGGTTACATGTAGCACTAGATGTGGCCAATGGCCTGCAATACATGCATGAACACACTCAACCAAGCATCGTTCACAAGGATATTCGAACAACTAATATTCTTCTCGATTCCACATTTCGGGCGAAAATAGCAAATTTCTCAATGGCTAGACCTGCCACAGACTCATTGATGCCAAAAGTTGATGTATTTGATTATGGAGTTGTTTTGTTACAATTGCTTTCTGGAAAGAAGGCCATGGTAACCAAAGAAAATGGCGAGATTGTTCTGCTGTGCAAGGAAATCAAAGCCGTCTtggaaattgaagagaaaagagaagagagtcTAAGAAAGTGGATGGATCCCTGCTTGGAGAGGTTTTATCCCATTGATAGTGCTCTGAGCTTGGCAACCTTGGCAAGGTTGTGCACTCTGGAGGAGTCTTCAGAAAGGCCAAGCATGGCAGAAATTGTCTTCAACCTCACAGTTCTCACTCAGTCACCTCCTGAGACATTTGAAAGATGGACATCTGGGATGGAAACAGAAGATTTTACTCGACTCATCAGCCCTGTCACAGCTCGTTGA